One window from the genome of Natronomonas pharaonis DSM 2160 encodes:
- a CDS encoding tRNA pseudouridine(54/55) synthase Pus10 — MTVLDAARDALDSGPVCNACLGRLFADRSFGLTNEARGRSLRTTIALEDDEPYEEPEADCWVCEGICDRFEEFADRVVDALGETELYTYQVGTRVPPLVAENDRLLRAEAGLAEDAGEPLKTELNREVGRRVGARLDADVDFERPDVQFLLDLDADTVEVQRNSLAIYGRYRKLERDIPQTEWDRYDESVAELISPPFLSAFRGTEAVFHGAGREDVDALMLGTGRPFVLEIKQPRRRQADLEALREEAHDHADGKVEIENLTAVTYEMVERVKEHDGDKTYRATVEFGAAVDESDFEAALAELDGTTIEQRTPHRVDHRRADLVRERTVLDIDGELEADHAATVEVHGEGGLYIKELMSGDEGRTEPSLAGLLGVGATVTALDVLAVEGVDEPFLTDDYRLERDGEPVSGA, encoded by the coding sequence ATGACGGTTCTCGACGCCGCCCGTGACGCGCTTGATTCGGGTCCGGTCTGTAACGCCTGCCTCGGTCGGCTCTTTGCCGACCGGAGCTTCGGACTCACAAACGAGGCCCGCGGCCGGTCGCTCCGAACAACCATCGCTCTGGAAGACGACGAACCCTACGAGGAACCAGAGGCAGACTGTTGGGTCTGTGAGGGCATTTGTGACCGCTTCGAGGAGTTCGCCGACCGCGTCGTCGATGCCCTCGGTGAGACGGAATTATACACATATCAGGTTGGAACACGCGTCCCGCCACTTGTGGCCGAAAACGACCGCCTGCTCAGAGCCGAGGCAGGTCTTGCGGAAGACGCTGGCGAGCCGCTCAAAACGGAACTCAACCGCGAGGTCGGCCGCCGGGTCGGCGCGCGGCTCGACGCCGATGTCGACTTCGAGCGGCCGGACGTGCAGTTCCTGCTGGACCTTGATGCCGATACGGTCGAAGTACAGCGCAACTCGCTTGCCATCTACGGCCGCTATCGGAAGCTCGAACGCGACATCCCACAGACTGAGTGGGACCGCTACGACGAAAGCGTCGCGGAACTCATCTCGCCGCCATTTCTCAGTGCGTTCCGCGGTACGGAGGCTGTCTTCCACGGCGCTGGTCGCGAGGACGTGGACGCGTTGATGCTCGGGACTGGCCGTCCCTTCGTCCTCGAAATCAAACAGCCCCGCCGACGGCAAGCCGACCTCGAAGCGCTCCGGGAAGAGGCCCACGACCACGCCGACGGCAAGGTCGAAATCGAGAACCTGACCGCCGTCACCTACGAGATGGTCGAACGCGTCAAAGAACACGACGGCGACAAGACCTACCGGGCCACAGTCGAGTTCGGTGCGGCCGTCGACGAGTCGGACTTCGAGGCGGCACTGGCCGAACTTGACGGCACGACAATCGAACAGCGGACGCCCCACCGGGTCGACCATCGGCGGGCAGACCTCGTCCGGGAACGGACGGTTCTAGATATCGACGGTGAACTGGAAGCCGACCACGCCGCAACCGTCGAGGTCCACGGCGAAGGAGGGCTCTACATCAAGGAGCTGATGAGCGGCGACGAGGGGCGCACCGAGCCGAGTCTTGCCGGGTTGCTCGGCGTCGGGGCGACCGTCACTGCCCTCGATGTCCTTGCTGTCGAGGGCGTCGATGAGCCGTTCCTCACCGACGACTACCGGCTCGAACGCGACGGAGAGCCGGTCTCCGGAGCGTGA
- the rnhB gene encoding ribonuclease HII has protein sequence MTPLVGVDEAGKGPVVGSMFVAAVRAPTEALPDGIDDSKRLTDDRREALADRLRDADRIDVAVVECQPADIDDANMNDLTVAAHAAALDGVAASGETVLCDAGDVDAGRFADRVAAAATLDVSVAAEHGADGSDDLVGAASIIAKSARERHVEQLSEQYGAVGSGYPSDPTTKAFLREAFEQEGGFPPCVRTSWSTCERIRAEAEQTDLDGF, from the coding sequence GTGACCCCGCTTGTCGGCGTCGACGAGGCTGGCAAGGGTCCAGTCGTCGGCTCGATGTTCGTCGCCGCGGTGCGTGCGCCCACCGAGGCGCTCCCGGACGGTATCGACGACTCGAAGCGGCTCACCGACGACCGACGAGAGGCCCTAGCCGACCGACTACGGGATGCCGACCGTATCGATGTCGCCGTCGTCGAGTGTCAGCCCGCCGACATCGACGACGCGAATATGAACGACCTCACCGTCGCGGCACACGCTGCGGCTCTCGATGGCGTCGCTGCATCCGGCGAGACGGTGTTGTGCGATGCCGGCGATGTTGACGCCGGCAGGTTCGCCGACCGGGTCGCAGCCGCCGCCACCCTTGACGTTTCGGTCGCTGCCGAGCACGGCGCTGATGGCAGCGACGACCTCGTCGGCGCGGCCAGCATCATCGCCAAATCCGCCCGGGAACGTCACGTCGAGCAACTCAGCGAACAGTACGGCGCGGTCGGCAGCGGCTATCCGAGCGACCCGACGACGAAAGCGTTCCTCCGGGAGGCGTTCGAGCAGGAGGGCGGCTTCCCGCCCTGCGTCCGTACCTCGTGGTCGACCTGTGAGCGGATACGCGCCGAGGCCGAACAGACCGACCTCGATGGGTTCTGA
- the cofH gene encoding 7,8-didemethyl-8-hydroxy-5-deazariboflavin synthase subunit CofH has translation MDAFEASANVPAELQFERRPVTDQSFENALEKARSGVRLDVDDAIELLTTSSDTEGIDQSRKELVLEAADRRRAEVVGEEVTFVANLNNNVTTACNVGCLFCNFKDAAQRFEADYDGDNAGFTKTPAESREVVADAVDRGIYEVTSVSGLHPALALDEEHREILSAADDGHNYQPPSTYETDPGTYVDQLRAMNVDDVHIHSMTPEEAYHARRGTDWDYETVFRRLSDAGLDSVPGTAAEILVDEVRDAICPGKIGSDEWLEAMTAAAEVGLDTTATIMYGHVENEAHRAIHLDRIRDLQDQTGAITEFVPLSFIHQETPLKERGLVDGGASAHEDELMVAVSRLYLDNIDHIQSSWVKYGDTQGLKMLNCGADDFMGTILSEEITKRAGGDYGEFRSIQEYADMITSIGRVPVERSTDYETRRVVDPDASSVGPRLGPRADGTPLL, from the coding sequence ATGGACGCCTTCGAGGCGTCGGCGAACGTGCCGGCGGAACTACAATTTGAGCGCCGGCCCGTGACCGACCAGTCCTTCGAGAACGCTCTCGAGAAGGCCCGCTCGGGGGTCCGGCTCGATGTTGATGACGCCATCGAGCTGTTGACCACCAGCTCCGACACCGAGGGCATCGACCAATCGCGGAAGGAGCTGGTATTAGAGGCAGCCGACCGCCGCCGCGCCGAGGTCGTCGGTGAGGAGGTTACCTTCGTCGCCAACCTCAACAACAACGTCACCACCGCTTGCAACGTCGGGTGCCTCTTCTGCAATTTCAAGGACGCCGCCCAGCGCTTCGAAGCGGACTACGACGGCGACAACGCCGGCTTCACCAAGACGCCGGCGGAGTCACGCGAGGTCGTCGCTGACGCTGTCGACCGCGGCATCTACGAGGTCACCTCTGTATCAGGCCTTCACCCGGCACTGGCACTGGACGAAGAGCACCGTGAAATCCTCTCGGCGGCCGACGACGGCCACAACTACCAGCCCCCCTCGACCTACGAAACCGACCCGGGCACGTACGTCGACCAGCTCCGGGCGATGAACGTCGACGACGTCCACATCCACTCGATGACACCCGAGGAGGCCTACCACGCCCGACGCGGTACCGACTGGGACTACGAGACGGTCTTTCGGCGGCTCAGCGACGCCGGACTCGACTCCGTCCCGGGAACTGCCGCCGAAATTCTCGTCGACGAGGTCAGAGACGCCATCTGCCCGGGGAAAATCGGCTCCGACGAGTGGCTCGAAGCGATGACCGCTGCCGCCGAGGTCGGCCTCGACACCACGGCGACCATCATGTACGGCCACGTCGAAAACGAGGCCCACCGGGCGATACATCTCGACCGCATCCGTGACCTGCAGGACCAAACCGGCGCGATAACGGAGTTCGTTCCGCTGTCGTTCATCCATCAGGAGACGCCGCTGAAGGAACGCGGACTCGTCGACGGCGGTGCGTCAGCCCACGAAGACGAACTGATGGTTGCCGTCTCGCGGCTCTATCTCGACAACATCGACCACATCCAGTCGTCGTGGGTCAAGTACGGCGATACGCAGGGGTTAAAGATGCTCAACTGCGGTGCCGACGACTTCATGGGGACGATTCTCTCCGAGGAGATTACAAAACGGGCAGGCGGCGACTACGGCGAGTTCCGGTCGATACAGGAGTATGCCGATATGATAACCTCCATCGGCCGCGTGCCGGTTGAGCGTTCGACTGACTACGAGACACGGCGCGTCGTCGACCCCGATGCCTCCTCTGTCGGCCCGCGACTCGGCCCCCGAGCGGACGGAACACCACTCCTGTGA
- the cofG gene encoding 7,8-didemethyl-8-hydroxy-5-deazariboflavin synthase subunit CofG: MFGAADYGVDIQVDDGDTERLLSVTPDDVSAAESLSFCRNVFVPLTTACRYTCTYCTYYEPPGQASLLSPAEIRDICERGADAGCTEALFTFGDDPDDRYERIHGQLAEWGHDSIHDYLREACDIALDCGLLPHSNPGDQTREQMGRVADLNASVGVMLETTAEVRAHGGPRAKEPGQRLATIATAGELGVPFTTGILVGIGETARDRAESILAIRELHERYGHIQEIIVQPVSNNDRWQQGSPELETLRRATAMARAGLPAEISVQSPPNLAPVRELLDCGVDDLGGVSPVTDDHVNPDYAWPALRELENIAEEAGVPLEERLPVQDRYAASEWLSPRIQSAIEADSEAGRRYRRVLESV; encoded by the coding sequence GTGTTCGGAGCGGCCGACTACGGCGTCGACATACAGGTTGACGACGGCGACACCGAGCGGCTGCTCTCGGTAACACCCGATGACGTCTCGGCGGCTGAGTCGCTTTCCTTCTGCCGGAACGTCTTCGTACCGCTGACGACAGCCTGCCGGTACACTTGTACCTACTGTACCTACTACGAACCCCCGGGACAGGCGTCGCTCCTGTCGCCGGCGGAAATCCGGGACATCTGTGAACGCGGCGCTGACGCCGGCTGCACGGAGGCGCTTTTCACATTCGGCGACGACCCCGACGACCGCTACGAGCGGATTCACGGCCAGCTCGCCGAGTGGGGCCATGACTCGATACACGACTACCTTCGAGAGGCCTGCGACATCGCGCTTGACTGCGGGCTGTTGCCGCACTCGAATCCCGGCGACCAAACGCGCGAGCAGATGGGGCGTGTCGCCGACTTGAACGCCTCGGTGGGTGTTATGTTGGAGACGACTGCCGAGGTACGCGCTCACGGCGGCCCGCGGGCGAAGGAGCCGGGACAGCGGCTGGCGACTATTGCGACTGCCGGGGAACTCGGCGTCCCGTTTACGACCGGGATACTGGTCGGCATCGGCGAGACGGCCCGGGACCGCGCCGAGAGTATCCTCGCTATCCGGGAGCTTCACGAACGGTATGGCCACATTCAGGAGATTATCGTCCAACCGGTGTCGAACAACGACCGCTGGCAGCAGGGGTCGCCCGAGCTAGAGACGCTTCGCCGGGCGACAGCGATGGCCCGTGCGGGGCTGCCTGCGGAAATAAGCGTCCAGTCGCCGCCGAACCTCGCGCCCGTCCGGGAGCTACTCGATTGTGGGGTCGACGACCTCGGCGGTGTCTCGCCGGTGACCGACGACCACGTCAATCCCGACTACGCGTGGCCGGCGCTGCGCGAGCTAGAAAACATCGCAGAGGAAGCGGGAGTGCCGCTCGAAGAGCGGCTCCCAGTACAGGACCGCTACGCAGCCAGTGAGTGGCTCTCGCCTCGTATCCAGTCGGCCATCGAGGCCGACAGCGAAGCGGGACGACGATACCGGCGCGTGTTGGAAAGCGTCTAG
- the cofC gene encoding 2-phospho-L-lactate guanylyltransferase, translating into MDVLVPFAAREPKTRLAGTLDADERAAFARAMLLDVCDAVEAAGGEPTVLATEPLAIEQPVVVDKRPLTPAIDAHLSPPAAVVMADVALVTPAALRRLFATTGDVVIAPGLGGGTNALVVRADGFTVDYHGTSVRDHRRAAEGAGIDARSVDSFRLAVDIDEPTDLAEVLLHGDGRSADWLKNAGFRLAETDGRTTVERRG; encoded by the coding sequence ATGGACGTTCTCGTCCCGTTTGCGGCTCGCGAGCCCAAGACACGGCTCGCCGGGACGCTCGATGCCGACGAGCGGGCCGCGTTTGCCCGTGCGATGCTTCTTGATGTCTGTGATGCTGTCGAAGCAGCCGGCGGCGAACCGACCGTCCTCGCCACAGAGCCACTGGCTATCGAACAGCCGGTCGTTGTCGACAAACGGCCGCTGACGCCAGCGATTGACGCACATCTCTCGCCGCCCGCGGCTGTCGTGATGGCCGACGTAGCGCTGGTGACGCCGGCGGCACTGCGGCGACTCTTCGCAACCACCGGCGACGTTGTCATCGCACCGGGACTCGGTGGCGGCACGAACGCCCTCGTCGTCCGTGCGGATGGTTTCACAGTCGACTACCACGGCACCTCGGTACGAGACCACCGCCGCGCGGCCGAAGGCGCCGGTATCGATGCCCGAAGTGTCGACTCCTTCCGGCTGGCCGTCGACATCGACGAGCCGACCGACCTCGCGGAGGTGCTGTTGCACGGCGACGGCCGGAGCGCCGACTGGCTCAAAAACGCTGGGTTCCGGCTGGCCGAGACGGATGGCCGGACGACAGTCGAGCGGCGCGGATAA
- a CDS encoding tubulin/FtsZ family protein, which yields MKLAMIGFGQAGGKILDRFLEYDSTRGTGIVGHAVAVNSAKADLMGLDYVPNENRVLIGQSVVKGHGAGTEPELGERCAKEDMEEIQSAIDRMVSSEIDAFLVMAGLGGGTGSGGAPVLAEHLQRLYVEPVYGLGILPARDEGGIYNRNAARSFQRFAEAVDNLLTFDNDAFKTGGESLGEGYAEINAEIITRFGALFSAGEVEALGDNVAESVVDASEIINTLGEHGISSVGYASEPVQTKQQSSGLLDRLRGGNDKNGFSSGGDATNRITSLVRKATLGKLTLQCEVDSTERVLLLVSGPPEALNRKGIDKARKWLESQTDCMEVRAGDYPLPNEDKVAAIVVLSGVTDVPRVKEMQRMAVEAEEKVEEIRSQSKDDLDDLIEYGDDETQ from the coding sequence ATGAAACTTGCAATGATCGGCTTCGGGCAGGCCGGCGGGAAAATCCTCGACCGGTTTCTCGAGTATGACTCGACCCGGGGCACCGGTATCGTCGGGCACGCTGTCGCCGTCAACTCGGCGAAGGCTGACCTGATGGGTCTCGACTACGTTCCGAACGAAAACCGAGTCCTCATCGGCCAGTCTGTCGTCAAGGGCCACGGCGCCGGGACCGAGCCCGAGCTTGGTGAACGGTGTGCAAAGGAGGACATGGAAGAGATCCAAAGCGCCATCGACCGGATGGTATCCAGCGAAATCGACGCGTTTCTCGTTATGGCCGGACTCGGCGGGGGCACCGGCAGCGGCGGCGCGCCGGTACTGGCGGAACATCTCCAGCGGCTCTACGTCGAGCCGGTCTACGGGCTCGGCATTCTGCCCGCGAGAGACGAGGGGGGTATCTACAACCGCAACGCGGCGCGGTCGTTCCAGCGATTCGCTGAGGCAGTCGACAACCTGCTCACGTTCGACAACGACGCGTTCAAAACCGGCGGGGAAAGCCTCGGCGAAGGGTATGCTGAAATAAACGCGGAGATAATCACGCGCTTCGGCGCGCTGTTCTCCGCAGGTGAGGTCGAGGCACTCGGGGACAACGTCGCCGAAAGCGTCGTCGACGCCTCCGAGATTATCAACACGCTCGGCGAGCACGGTATCTCCAGCGTCGGCTACGCGAGCGAACCGGTACAGACCAAACAACAAAGCTCCGGCCTGCTCGACCGGCTCCGCGGTGGAAACGATAAGAACGGGTTCTCAAGCGGCGGCGATGCGACGAACCGCATTACCTCACTCGTGAGGAAGGCGACGCTCGGCAAGCTCACGCTCCAGTGTGAGGTCGACAGCACCGAGCGAGTGCTACTCCTTGTTTCGGGGCCGCCGGAAGCGCTCAACCGAAAGGGTATCGACAAGGCGCGCAAGTGGCTCGAAAGCCAGACCGACTGCATGGAGGTCCGCGCCGGCGACTACCCGCTGCCCAACGAGGACAAGGTCGCCGCGATTGTCGTTCTCTCCGGTGTCACGGATGTCCCGCGCGTCAAAGAGATGCAGCGGATGGCCGTCGAGGCCGAAGAGAAAGTCGAAGAGATTCGCTCGCAAAGCAAAGATGACTTGGATGACCTCATAGAATACGGCGACGATGAAACGCAGTAA
- a CDS encoding complex I NDUFA9 subunit family protein yields the protein MELLVVGGTGFIGTHLCAELHDRGHEVTAMSRSPDDGGVPEGVEATAGDVTTYDSIEPAFEGVDAVVNLVALSPLFRPSGGDEMHYRIHRDGTENVVAAAEKHGVDRLVQLSALGADPDGETAYIRAKGQGEDIVRSSSLEWVILRPSVVFGDGGEFIPYTKQLAPAYLTPLPGGGKTRFQPIWIGDLAPMIADAATEDEHAGEIYELGGPEALTLASIAKLAHAADGRPVNVLPIPMAVAGAGLKALGSVPESVLDSLPGVPRMGGDQYRSLQFDNTTDENDVAAFGVDSGTLRTVSDYLSIDD from the coding sequence ATGGAGCTACTCGTCGTCGGCGGAACGGGATTTATCGGCACTCACCTCTGTGCAGAGCTACACGACCGCGGCCACGAGGTGACGGCGATGTCACGGTCGCCCGACGACGGCGGGGTACCCGAAGGCGTCGAGGCGACAGCCGGTGACGTGACGACCTACGACTCCATCGAGCCGGCCTTCGAGGGCGTCGACGCCGTCGTCAACCTCGTCGCACTATCGCCGCTGTTCCGGCCGAGCGGCGGCGACGAGATGCACTACCGGATTCACCGCGACGGCACCGAGAACGTTGTCGCGGCCGCCGAGAAACACGGCGTCGACCGGCTTGTCCAGCTGAGCGCACTCGGGGCCGACCCGGACGGCGAGACGGCCTACATCCGCGCCAAGGGCCAAGGCGAAGACATCGTGCGCTCGTCGTCGCTCGAATGGGTCATCCTCCGACCATCGGTCGTCTTCGGCGATGGCGGCGAGTTCATCCCGTACACGAAGCAGCTCGCACCGGCATACCTCACGCCGCTCCCCGGCGGTGGAAAGACGCGGTTCCAGCCGATATGGATCGGAGACCTCGCCCCAATGATTGCCGATGCGGCGACGGAAGACGAACACGCCGGCGAAATCTACGAGCTCGGCGGTCCCGAGGCGCTGACGCTGGCATCAATCGCAAAGCTGGCACACGCCGCCGACGGTCGGCCGGTGAACGTGCTTCCGATACCGATGGCGGTCGCCGGGGCCGGGCTCAAAGCGCTCGGTTCCGTCCCCGAGTCGGTGCTTGATTCACTCCCCGGCGTCCCGCGGATGGGCGGCGACCAATACCGGTCGCTCCAGTTCGACAACACGACCGACGAAAACGACGTGGCTGCCTTCGGCGTCGACAGTGGGACGCTTCGGACAGTCAGCGACTACCTCAGCATCGACGACTAA
- a CDS encoding PaaI family thioesterase, whose protein sequence is MDHYRKLERMYHETPCNSDLDLTLSITGPGEAELRLAVDESMHHAADGVHGSYYFKALDDATFFAANSLIEDVFVLTTDFHIQLTRPVSTGQLRAEAEVVNDHPRQLIADGVLYDGDGNQLARGTGTFGKSDVELDAEMGYELSS, encoded by the coding sequence ATGGACCACTACCGGAAGCTCGAGCGGATGTACCACGAGACGCCCTGCAACAGCGACCTCGATTTGACGCTCTCGATTACCGGCCCCGGCGAGGCCGAGCTTCGACTGGCCGTCGACGAGAGCATGCACCACGCCGCCGACGGCGTCCACGGTTCCTACTACTTCAAGGCGCTCGACGACGCCACGTTCTTTGCCGCCAACTCGCTCATCGAGGATGTTTTCGTGCTCACGACCGACTTCCACATCCAGCTTACCCGTCCCGTCTCGACCGGCCAGCTCCGGGCGGAGGCCGAGGTGGTCAACGACCATCCCAGACAGCTCATTGCCGACGGCGTTCTTTACGACGGCGACGGCAATCAGCTCGCTCGCGGTACCGGGACGTTCGGAAAAAGCGACGTCGAACTCGACGCCGAAATGGGCTACGAGCTCTCCTCGTGA
- the thrS gene encoding threonine--tRNA ligase, with product MSEIVVTLPDGSELEMESGSTVEDVAYEIGPGLGDDTVAGVVDGELVDKAEQLTDDCELVIVTDQSDEYLQVLRHSAAHVFAQALQRLHPEAKLAIGPPTEEGFYYDVTGVDLDADDLEAIEAEMETIIEADHDIERAERSREEAFEIYEDNPYKRDILETEAADEDPVSFYTQDDWQDLCQGPHVDSTGEIGAVELLNIAAAYWRGDEDNETLTRVYGTAFESESDLEGFLQRREEAKKRDHRKLGQELDLFSIPDVTGPGLPLYHPNGKAVLRELEDFVDQLNDDQGYEFVETPHLFRTELWKQSGHYENYVDDMFLLDVNDEEYGLKPMNCPGHATIFNQGNWSYRDLPVRYAENGKVYRKEQRGELSGLSRVWAFTIDDGHLFVERDAIEQEVNVIMDQIEEVLDTFDLDYEVALATRPEKSVGSDEIWEQAQTQLRSVLESSGMDYDIESGDGAFYGPKIDFAFEDALGRNWDGPTVQLDFNMPERFDLTYTGEDNEEHRPVMIHRALYGSYERFFMVLIEHFDGNFPTWLAPEQVRILPVSDDNIGYAKQLKNRYLDDFRVEIEDRSWTVGKKIQTAHDDRVPYMLVVGDNEEEAGTVSVRDRFEDERKDVDVETFRDHLASEVEEKRVEPDFVDE from the coding sequence ATGAGCGAAATCGTCGTCACGTTGCCGGACGGCTCCGAACTCGAAATGGAGTCGGGGTCGACCGTCGAGGACGTGGCCTACGAGATCGGACCGGGGCTCGGCGACGATACGGTCGCCGGTGTCGTCGATGGCGAACTCGTCGACAAGGCTGAACAGCTCACCGACGACTGCGAACTCGTCATCGTCACCGACCAGTCCGACGAGTACCTGCAGGTACTCCGACACTCCGCGGCCCACGTCTTCGCACAGGCACTCCAGCGGCTCCATCCCGAGGCAAAGCTCGCCATCGGGCCGCCAACCGAGGAGGGGTTTTACTACGATGTCACCGGCGTCGACCTCGACGCGGACGACCTCGAGGCCATCGAAGCGGAGATGGAAACCATCATCGAAGCCGACCACGACATCGAACGCGCCGAGCGTTCGCGCGAGGAGGCCTTCGAAATATACGAGGACAACCCCTACAAGCGCGATATCCTTGAAACCGAAGCCGCCGATGAGGACCCGGTGTCTTTCTACACCCAAGACGATTGGCAGGACCTCTGTCAGGGGCCACACGTCGATTCGACGGGCGAAATCGGCGCGGTCGAACTGCTCAACATCGCCGCCGCCTACTGGCGCGGCGACGAGGACAACGAGACGCTGACCCGGGTTTACGGTACCGCCTTCGAGTCAGAGTCGGACCTCGAAGGGTTCCTCCAGCGACGCGAGGAAGCCAAAAAGCGCGACCACCGAAAGCTCGGCCAAGAGCTCGATTTGTTCTCGATTCCCGACGTGACCGGTCCCGGGCTGCCGCTGTACCACCCCAACGGGAAGGCCGTCCTCCGGGAGTTGGAGGACTTCGTCGACCAACTAAACGACGACCAAGGCTACGAGTTCGTCGAGACGCCGCATCTTTTCCGGACCGAGCTGTGGAAGCAGTCGGGCCACTACGAGAACTACGTCGACGATATGTTCCTCCTCGATGTCAACGACGAGGAGTACGGCCTCAAGCCGATGAACTGCCCCGGCCACGCTACCATCTTTAACCAGGGCAACTGGTCGTACCGTGACCTGCCTGTCCGGTACGCTGAAAACGGGAAGGTCTACCGCAAGGAACAGCGCGGCGAGCTCTCCGGGCTCTCCCGCGTGTGGGCGTTTACTATCGACGACGGCCACCTCTTTGTCGAACGGGACGCCATCGAGCAGGAGGTAAACGTCATCATGGACCAAATCGAGGAGGTCCTCGACACGTTCGACCTCGATTACGAGGTGGCGCTTGCCACCCGGCCGGAGAAGTCGGTCGGCTCCGACGAAATCTGGGAGCAGGCCCAAACGCAGCTTCGCTCGGTGCTCGAATCAAGCGGCATGGATTACGACATCGAGTCCGGTGACGGTGCCTTCTACGGGCCGAAAATCGACTTCGCCTTCGAGGATGCGCTCGGGCGCAACTGGGACGGCCCGACCGTCCAACTGGACTTCAACATGCCCGAGCGGTTCGATTTGACCTACACCGGCGAGGACAACGAGGAACACCGCCCGGTGATGATTCACCGCGCGCTGTACGGCAGCTACGAGCGGTTCTTCATGGTGCTCATCGAGCACTTCGACGGCAACTTCCCGACGTGGCTCGCCCCCGAGCAAGTGCGTATCCTGCCGGTCTCCGACGACAACATCGGCTACGCAAAACAGCTCAAGAACCGCTATCTCGACGATTTCCGCGTCGAAATCGAGGACCGCTCGTGGACGGTCGGCAAGAAGATTCAGACCGCCCACGACGACCGCGTCCCGTATATGCTCGTTGTCGGCGACAACGAGGAAGAAGCCGGAACCGTCTCCGTCCGCGACCGCTTCGAAGACGAGCGCAAGGATGTCGATGTCGAGACGTTCCGCGACCACCTCGCCAGCGAGGTTGAGGAAAAGCGCGTCGAGCCGGATTTTGTCGACGAGTAG
- a CDS encoding PspA/IM30 family protein, translated as MGILSRASYVIRSKINAVLNRAEDPHETLDYSYEQLRDELQDVKQGIADLTTQKKRLEIQKNRLEENVEKHNEQARQAVEQGRDDLARRALEKKKQKMQQIEDLETQIADLQNTQDNLVEKKNELQNRIQEFRTEKETMKARYEAAEASARVSEAMTGAGEEMENINRSIERARDDTEDMEARAAAMDELEESGAFDSALSNESDLEAELEEVRQEGEVEAELETLKADAGVESDGEADPEVELEETNEAAADPEIEAELDDLKKDDE; from the coding sequence ATGGGTATCCTCTCCCGGGCATCCTACGTCATCCGGTCGAAGATCAACGCCGTCCTGAATCGCGCGGAGGACCCCCACGAGACGCTCGATTACTCCTACGAGCAGCTTCGCGACGAGCTTCAGGACGTGAAACAGGGCATTGCCGACCTGACGACACAGAAGAAACGCCTCGAAATCCAGAAGAACCGCCTCGAAGAAAACGTCGAGAAACACAACGAGCAGGCACGACAGGCCGTCGAACAAGGCCGCGACGACCTCGCGCGGCGGGCACTGGAAAAAAAGAAGCAGAAAATGCAGCAGATAGAGGACCTAGAAACCCAAATCGCCGACCTCCAGAACACGCAGGACAACCTCGTCGAAAAGAAAAACGAGCTTCAAAACCGCATCCAGGAGTTCCGTACCGAGAAGGAGACGATGAAGGCCCGCTACGAGGCCGCCGAAGCCAGCGCCCGCGTCAGCGAGGCGATGACCGGGGCCGGCGAGGAGATGGAGAACATCAACCGCTCCATCGAACGCGCCCGCGACGACACTGAGGACATGGAGGCCCGCGCGGCGGCGATGGACGAACTCGAAGAGTCCGGGGCCTTCGACAGCGCCCTCTCAAACGAGAGCGACCTTGAGGCCGAACTCGAAGAGGTCCGTCAGGAAGGCGAAGTCGAAGCCGAACTGGAGACGCTCAAAGCCGACGCCGGCGTCGAAAGCGACGGAGAAGCAGACCCCGAGGTCGAACTCGAAGAAACGAACGAAGCAGCGGCCGACCCCGAAATCGAAGCGGAGCTAGACGACCTCAAAAAGGACGACGAGTAG